In a genomic window of Dyadobacter fermentans DSM 18053:
- a CDS encoding RluA family pseudouridine synthase, which produces MSEDPVEITSDEDDLFEHYRIVADKGQSLMRLDKYLNLHVANASRTKIQNGIEAEAVRVNGQPTKASYKVKPFDVVTLSLPQPPRDTEIIPENLPLDIIYEDDVLLIVNKAAGMVVHPAFGNWTGTLINGLVYHFQQLPTGRNGEGRPGLVHRIDKDTSGLLVIAKTEFAMTFLASQFADHSIERTYHALIWGEPKAEKGTITGHVGRSARDRRVMDVYVDGSQGKHAVTHYEVIKPLRYVSLIKCNLETGRTHQIRAHMKHIGHPIFNDPMYGGDKILRGGSSGSFKAMVENAFGLISGQALHAKSLGFIHPTTRKWIQFDTELPEGFRAILEKWENYVNSQ; this is translated from the coding sequence ATGTCCGAAGATCCAGTTGAAATTACCTCCGACGAGGACGATTTATTTGAACATTACCGCATTGTCGCCGACAAAGGCCAGAGCCTGATGCGGCTCGATAAATACCTGAATCTTCATGTAGCCAACGCTTCCAGGACAAAAATACAAAACGGCATCGAAGCAGAAGCGGTGCGTGTGAATGGCCAGCCGACCAAAGCCAGCTACAAGGTGAAGCCGTTCGATGTAGTTACGCTCTCATTGCCCCAGCCGCCGCGCGATACCGAGATCATCCCCGAGAACCTTCCGTTGGACATCATTTATGAGGACGATGTACTGCTGATCGTCAACAAAGCCGCTGGAATGGTTGTACACCCGGCTTTTGGCAACTGGACGGGCACGCTGATCAATGGCCTCGTTTACCATTTCCAGCAACTGCCTACCGGGCGCAATGGCGAAGGCCGCCCCGGTCTCGTGCACCGGATCGACAAAGATACTTCCGGCCTGCTCGTGATCGCGAAAACAGAATTTGCGATGACATTCCTCGCCAGCCAGTTTGCCGATCACTCAATAGAACGCACCTACCACGCATTGATCTGGGGCGAACCCAAAGCCGAAAAAGGCACCATTACCGGCCATGTCGGACGCAGCGCGCGCGACAGGCGTGTGATGGATGTGTATGTCGACGGAAGCCAGGGAAAGCACGCTGTAACGCATTATGAGGTGATCAAACCGCTTCGGTACGTATCGCTGATCAAATGTAACCTGGAAACCGGGCGCACGCACCAGATACGCGCGCACATGAAGCACATCGGCCACCCGATCTTCAACGACCCAATGTATGGCGGTGACAAGATCCTGCGCGGCGGTTCAAGCGGCAGTTTCAAAGCGATGGTCGAAAATGCATTCGGCCTTATCTCCGGCCAGGCGCTTCATGCCAAATCATTGGGATTTATACATCCTACTACACGAAAATGGATACAGTTCGACACCGAACTACCCGAAGGATTTCGAGCTATCCTCGAAAAGTGGGAAAACTACGTAAACTCTCAGTAG
- a CDS encoding GNAT family N-acetyltransferase, whose amino-acid sequence MNISTRQGTAEDIPAIFELVKELAIYERALNQVTNNVDKLTRDYNEKLFDFFVAEVDSKIIGLCLYYYRYSTWKGKRLYMEDIIVTESMRGNGIGKILFDATVVAAKNVGCTGMMWQVLDWNTSAVNFYRKYGTSFDNEWINCNLDF is encoded by the coding sequence ATGAATATTTCGACCAGGCAAGGGACAGCAGAGGATATACCCGCAATTTTTGAATTGGTGAAGGAGCTTGCGATCTACGAAAGAGCATTGAACCAGGTCACCAATAATGTTGATAAATTAACCCGCGACTACAACGAAAAACTGTTCGATTTTTTCGTTGCCGAAGTGGACTCAAAGATCATCGGGCTCTGCTTGTATTATTATCGATACTCCACCTGGAAAGGCAAGCGGCTTTATATGGAGGATATTATCGTCACCGAATCAATGCGTGGCAACGGAATAGGAAAGATTCTGTTCGATGCGACGGTGGTAGCCGCTAAAAATGTAGGCTGCACCGGGATGATGTGGCAGGTACTCGACTGGAACACGTCGGCGGTCAACTTCTACCGCAAGTACGGCACAAGCTTCGATAATGAATGGATCAATTGTAACCTGGACTTTTAA
- the trmD gene encoding tRNA (guanosine(37)-N1)-methyltransferase TrmD, with the protein MRIDILSCVPSLLDSFFAHSILKRAQQANHVEVVIHDIRDYSTNKHRTIDDYAFGGGAGMVLQIEPIARCIRALQAERTYDEIIYLTPDGEQMQQRMVNQLSLKGNLMMLCGHYKGVDQRVRDLFVTKEISIGDYVLSGGELAAAVLADSIIRLIPGVLNDETSALTDSFQDNLLAPPVYSRPADFEGHKVPEILMSGHEAKIEEWRYEQSLKRTKERRPDLLQ; encoded by the coding sequence ATGCGGATTGATATATTGAGCTGCGTACCGAGCTTGCTCGACAGCTTTTTTGCGCATTCTATCCTGAAAAGGGCACAGCAGGCGAATCATGTGGAAGTCGTTATCCACGACATCCGCGATTATTCCACCAACAAGCACCGCACGATCGACGACTATGCATTCGGCGGCGGTGCGGGCATGGTGTTGCAAATCGAGCCGATCGCGCGCTGCATCCGTGCATTGCAGGCGGAGCGTACGTACGACGAGATCATTTACCTCACACCGGACGGCGAGCAAATGCAGCAGCGCATGGTGAACCAGCTTTCGCTGAAAGGCAACCTGATGATGCTCTGCGGGCATTACAAGGGCGTCGACCAGCGCGTGCGCGATCTGTTTGTAACAAAGGAAATCAGCATTGGAGACTACGTGCTTTCAGGAGGCGAACTGGCTGCCGCGGTGCTGGCCGACTCCATTATCCGACTCATTCCGGGGGTGCTGAATGACGAAACTTCCGCATTGACGGACTCATTCCAGGATAACCTCCTGGCTCCGCCTGTATATTCCCGCCCGGCTGATTTCGAAGGCCATAAAGTGCCCGAAATACTGATGTCGGGGCATGAAGCGAAGATCGAGGAGTGGCGTTATGAGCAATCGCTCAAAAGAACGAAAGAGAGAAGGCCGGACCTGTTGCAATAG
- the rimM gene encoding ribosome maturation factor RimM (Essential for efficient processing of 16S rRNA): MTQDNCYLLGYIVRTHGTAGNVVIYLDVDYPEDYGDLETVYVEIKGELVPYFVDEINLQKQSNAIVTFEDIDTIEKAQKLVGSSLYMPLEDLAELGEDEFYYHEIKGFKVVDQTKGDLGIVREVYSLNGQDLIAMDFQGSEVLIPTANDIVIKADKDAKSLLVNLPEGLLEVYLDNSSDSIPDDAD, encoded by the coding sequence ATGACACAGGATAACTGTTATTTATTGGGCTATATCGTGCGGACCCACGGGACTGCCGGCAATGTGGTGATTTATCTGGATGTGGATTATCCGGAAGATTACGGAGACCTGGAAACGGTTTACGTCGAGATTAAAGGCGAACTGGTCCCTTACTTTGTGGATGAGATCAATTTGCAGAAGCAAAGCAATGCGATCGTCACTTTTGAGGATATCGACACCATTGAAAAGGCGCAAAAGCTGGTAGGAAGCTCACTTTACATGCCGCTGGAAGACTTGGCCGAGCTGGGCGAAGACGAATTCTACTATCACGAAATCAAAGGTTTTAAAGTAGTAGATCAAACGAAAGGCGATCTCGGCATCGTTCGGGAAGTCTATTCGCTGAATGGCCAGGACCTGATCGCGATGGACTTCCAGGGCTCGGAAGTGCTGATCCCTACTGCAAATGACATTGTGATCAAAGCGGATAAGGATGCCAAATCGCTGCTTGTAAACCTGCCGGAAGGTCTCCTGGAAGTGTATCTCGATAACTCATCTGATAGCATTCCCGATGATGCGGATTGA
- a CDS encoding 30S ribosomal protein S16, producing MAVKIRLARRGRKKKAIYDIVVADARAPRDGRFIEKLGIYNPGTQPATVVLQSDKAVDWLLKGAQPTDTARSILQHEGVLLRKHLQVGVLKGAISQDVADSRFEEWKGSKTDRKTTAADTLAQKKDADKKAKLDAERKVNEARAEAIAKKNTPPAEEVATEEVADEAADAAETTDAAETTDAAEAPQADATAEESAE from the coding sequence ATGGCAGTTAAAATCAGATTAGCGCGTCGGGGACGCAAAAAGAAAGCGATCTATGATATCGTAGTCGCAGATGCCAGAGCACCACGTGATGGTCGCTTCATCGAAAAATTGGGTATTTACAACCCGGGAACACAGCCTGCTACCGTAGTTCTGCAATCAGACAAGGCGGTTGACTGGCTTTTGAAAGGTGCTCAGCCGACTGACACCGCGCGTTCGATTTTGCAACACGAAGGCGTATTGCTCCGCAAACACTTGCAAGTAGGTGTATTGAAAGGTGCAATCTCGCAGGACGTTGCCGATTCACGTTTTGAAGAGTGGAAAGGTTCGAAAACAGATCGTAAAACTACTGCTGCCGATACCTTGGCACAGAAGAAAGACGCTGACAAAAAAGCGAAACTGGACGCTGAACGTAAAGTTAACGAGGCTCGTGCTGAGGCTATCGCTAAGAAAAACACTCCTCCTGCGGAAGAAGTTGCAACTGAGGAAGTGGCTGACGAAGCTGCCGACGCAGCAGAAACTACCGACGCAGCAGAAACTACCGACGCAGCCGAAGCTCCACAAGCCGATGCTACTGCGGAAGAGTCAGCAGAATAA
- a CDS encoding OmpA family protein, translating into MNTWSITGYGGITKFFGDLTQYNGFKRGDREELTGAWGLSVNKQLTPLFGIQLTGFNGRLQGAKDNHYSSLTGDTYSATFNSPSFVQLTLDGTLNVNRLLFGYNKFRRWKLDAHLGGGIIYYHTDIDYTNVTKGIDGSFSTNTDASSKTAGKWERDGSTYTREWVVPAGFALHYELSSRFDIGIDYTHNFVNTEKLDATVGDLSDYVTQQGIWTFNKGDSRNDAYGMVSLALTYKLGKNAVRAKDGKYDAAAGRYHLRWANPQQLIPVPYNPTMNDADSIAKANMPKPVDPRLYTDSDGDGVADLFDKEANTPAGSIVSGGGVALDIDKIIRDAIKNNLPKDECEALFSNIEFDTDKAIIRNASKETLSKVVELLNMRTNCRIVLVGHTDARASDAYNVSLSRRRVDAAKRFLVRAGLTDPSRIIAEYYGEYRPIAENTTVEGLQSNRRVEIKILPNNTIRSTYPAGFRR; encoded by the coding sequence ATGAATACGTGGTCAATTACAGGTTACGGAGGTATTACAAAATTCTTCGGAGATTTGACCCAGTACAATGGCTTCAAGCGTGGAGACCGGGAAGAATTAACAGGCGCGTGGGGGCTTTCAGTAAACAAGCAACTTACGCCGCTTTTTGGTATCCAGCTGACCGGCTTTAACGGCCGCTTGCAAGGTGCCAAAGACAATCATTACAGCTCACTTACCGGTGACACTTACAGCGCTACCTTCAACAGCCCTTCGTTTGTTCAGTTGACATTGGATGGAACGTTGAATGTCAACCGTTTGCTGTTCGGGTATAACAAGTTCCGCCGCTGGAAACTGGATGCGCATTTGGGAGGGGGTATCATTTACTACCACACCGACATCGACTATACCAACGTTACGAAAGGTATCGACGGAAGCTTCTCCACCAACACCGACGCCAGCTCGAAAACAGCCGGTAAATGGGAACGCGACGGTTCTACTTACACACGTGAATGGGTAGTTCCAGCAGGTTTTGCATTGCATTACGAACTTTCTTCGCGGTTTGACATCGGTATCGACTACACGCATAACTTCGTAAACACCGAAAAACTGGATGCAACAGTAGGCGACCTTAGCGACTACGTTACGCAGCAAGGAATCTGGACCTTCAACAAAGGTGATTCAAGAAACGATGCTTACGGAATGGTTTCACTCGCATTGACCTACAAACTGGGTAAAAATGCAGTGAGAGCAAAAGACGGCAAATACGATGCAGCTGCTGGTCGTTACCACCTGCGTTGGGCTAACCCGCAACAGCTGATCCCGGTTCCTTACAACCCGACCATGAACGATGCGGATTCAATCGCAAAAGCAAACATGCCTAAGCCGGTTGACCCACGTCTTTACACTGACTCCGATGGTGACGGCGTAGCCGACCTGTTCGACAAAGAAGCGAACACGCCAGCAGGTAGCATCGTATCAGGTGGTGGTGTTGCATTGGATATCGACAAAATCATCCGCGACGCGATCAAAAACAACCTGCCGAAAGACGAATGCGAAGCGTTGTTCAGCAACATCGAATTTGATACTGACAAAGCGATCATCCGCAATGCTTCGAAAGAAACACTCAGCAAAGTGGTTGAACTGTTGAACATGCGTACCAACTGCCGCATCGTACTCGTAGGTCACACCGATGCCCGTGCTTCCGACGCTTATAACGTAAGCCTGTCACGTCGCCGTGTGGATGCAGCGAAACGCTTCCTGGTTCGCGCCGGACTTACAGATCCTAGCCGTATCATCGCTGAGTACTACGGTGAATATCGCCCGATCGCAGAAAACACAACTGTGGAAGGTCTTCAATCTAACCGTCGCGTTGAGATCAAGATCCTGCCTAACAATACAATCCGCTCTACTTACCCGGCTGGTTTCCGCCGCTAG
- a CDS encoding DUF4403 family protein, with protein MEEYKYSDKEIQNEKHLSVLNVPVEVPVAEIEKQINNQIKGLIYDDNSYEDDNNDNLKAKVWKISPIKVVAIDSSFLFEVPLKIWVSAGYKVSPLGMTMSGYKDTEFSIRIRLISKIGITPSWQIKSDTYVDSYDWISEPSIRVAGINIPIKGMVSRMLSKNFDKITDAIDQQVSSNLELKKNAEVAWNLARQPVMLAQEYDTWLVIVPTGVEMTPLLAKNNILRSVIGIKGYTQTVTSAMKPAVAPAQKLPDLRIVEKVQDDFKIGLISLVSYEDAARLATRQFAGEKFSFLGGQYHVEVTSIDMYGQNDRLVIKAGLKGSISGDIYLKGIPYYDPATQQLSLKGLDYDLDTRNTIVRTAGWLLQGQFSRMMEKKMIFPVGGQIADAKSTIQKTLANYKVTEGVVVKGILSDIVPDKVYLTPKHLYSVVFATGKVNLKVDGLKGI; from the coding sequence ATGGAAGAATACAAATATTCGGATAAGGAGATCCAAAACGAGAAGCATTTATCGGTACTGAATGTGCCCGTCGAGGTCCCGGTTGCTGAGATCGAGAAGCAGATCAACAACCAGATCAAAGGGTTGATCTACGACGACAACAGTTACGAAGACGATAATAACGACAACCTGAAAGCGAAAGTCTGGAAAATCAGCCCGATCAAAGTCGTGGCGATCGATTCCTCTTTTCTTTTTGAAGTACCCCTGAAAATCTGGGTCAGTGCGGGTTACAAGGTCAGTCCGCTGGGCATGACGATGTCGGGATACAAGGATACAGAGTTTTCCATCCGCATCCGGCTGATTTCCAAAATAGGCATTACGCCGTCGTGGCAGATCAAATCGGACACGTATGTGGACAGTTACGACTGGATCAGCGAGCCGAGTATCCGCGTGGCGGGCATCAATATCCCCATTAAAGGGATGGTAAGCCGGATGCTGAGTAAGAATTTTGACAAAATCACCGACGCCATCGACCAGCAGGTGTCATCGAACCTTGAATTGAAAAAGAATGCCGAAGTGGCCTGGAACCTGGCGCGGCAGCCGGTAATGCTGGCGCAGGAGTACGACACCTGGCTCGTGATTGTGCCTACGGGCGTGGAAATGACCCCGTTATTGGCGAAAAATAACATTTTGCGGTCGGTGATCGGGATTAAAGGTTATACTCAAACAGTGACTTCGGCCATGAAACCGGCGGTCGCGCCTGCTCAAAAGCTGCCGGATCTGCGGATTGTTGAGAAAGTTCAGGACGATTTCAAAATCGGGCTCATCAGCCTGGTCTCGTACGAAGATGCCGCACGGCTGGCCACAAGGCAGTTTGCCGGGGAAAAATTCTCTTTTCTGGGCGGACAGTATCATGTAGAAGTGACGTCGATCGACATGTACGGGCAGAACGACCGGCTGGTGATCAAGGCCGGACTGAAAGGGAGCATCAGCGGGGATATTTACTTAAAGGGAATCCCTTATTATGATCCCGCGACGCAGCAATTGTCGCTGAAAGGGCTTGATTATGACCTGGACACAAGAAATACGATCGTGCGAACGGCGGGTTGGCTATTGCAGGGGCAGTTCAGCCGGATGATGGAGAAGAAAATGATATTCCCTGTGGGCGGCCAGATCGCCGATGCCAAGAGCACGATCCAGAAAACGCTGGCTAATTATAAAGTCACCGAAGGTGTAGTTGTAAAAGGAATACTTTCCGATATTGTACCCGATAAGGTTTACCTCACTCCGAAACATCTTTATTCTGTTGTATTTGCGACTGGAAAAGTGAATTTGAAAGTCGACGGATTGAAAGGAATCTGA